TAGAAAACCTAGCTAATGCAATAGTTCCAAAATGTTGCTGCATTCCATTAGTAAACATCCCAATCAATCTTCCCATAGCATCAATTTCCACATTCTCTAGGTCTCCTGGAGGATAGCCTCCTATTTCATTTACCTTTACAGTAGTATTTGACGAAGTCTGTGTGAATTTATCAGGGGAAAAAAGTATATTTTCAGTATTAATAATTATATCCTCTGCTCCTGTTTTATCAGGATCAAGACTCAATACAATGTTAGGCACCTGTCCTTTATCACCTTGGAGTTTTCCGGTGGATCCATCAAAAACAAGATACCCATGTGCATCATCTATATTTACCCCTTCATATACAAAACTCTGTGTCGGTGTTCCTACTGCCAAATCAGGATCATCACTGCTCACAGTCCATGACCATATATTGTTAGAAGTATCTACTTTTTTAAAATGAAAAGTTATCTGGTGCTGTCCTCCTAAACTATCATACACCAACACATCATAATCCACCTCATTGTCCTTTGGCAAATCAGAATCCAGATTTCCCTCAAAGACTATCCTATCCGTGGCCTTCCCATTCATTCTTATGTTAGTCATGTTTATTGCCTGTAAGGCACCTGATGTATCCACTACACCGTCTTCTCCCATCCAACCTAGAACATAGTGTCCGTTAGCTGTAGTCAGGTTGCCAAAACTGTCTTTTCTGAAATTTCCTGCCCGTGTATACTTTATGCTTGTCCCATCAGATACTACAAAAAATCCTTCCCCTTCTATAGCTAGGTCTGTTGCAACATCAGTCCTCTGCACACTGGTGCCACCGTGTATAACATCAACGGAACCTGTGCTGACCCCTAGCCCAACTTGTTGAGGGTTTATTCCTCCCCGTCCCATTCTTCCTCCAGCCTGTGAAGGAGCAGCTGCTGGCTTTAACATTTGATTATACATCTCTTGAAAAGTTACCCTGCTGGACTTGTATGCTACAGTATTTACATTTGCAATGTTATTGCCTATGACATCCATCATCAGCTGATGGGCTCTAAGAC
The nucleotide sequence above comes from Clostridia bacterium. Encoded proteins:
- a CDS encoding flagellar hook protein FlgE; this encodes MMRSMFSGVSGLRAHQLMMDVIGNNIANVNTVAYKSSRVTFQEMYNQMLKPAAAPSQAGGRMGRGGINPQQVGLGVSTGSVDVIHGGTSVQRTDVATDLAIEGEGFFVVSDGTSIKYTRAGNFRKDSFGNLTTANGHYVLGWMGEDGVVDTSGALQAINMTNIRMNGKATDRIVFEGNLDSDLPKDNEVDYDVLVYDSLGGQHQITFHFKKVDTSNNIWSWTVSSDDPDLAVGTPTQSFVYEGVNIDDAHGYLVFDGSTGKLQGDKGQVPNIVLSLDPDKTGAEDIIINTENILFSPDKFTQTSSNTTVKVNEIGGYPPGDLENVEIDAMGRLIGMFTNGMQQHFGTIALARFSNPSGLSKVGENMFQNSTNSGNPIVGVPGVDGRGVLNTKALEMSNVDLSREFTDMIIAQRGFQANSRIITTSDEMLQELVNLKR